In Anabaena sphaerica FACHB-251, the following are encoded in one genomic region:
- a CDS encoding helix-turn-helix domain-containing protein, with amino-acid sequence MNLELFVQRAELLHKHLADLYQTATVLPWIPSELLPEAFKELYTTSRMVQLAAEELYQQNEELLQNRNLLETQRQHYQNLFEFAPAAYLVTNEKGIIKEANRAASQLLNVAQNFLVGKPIINFIPREQHQHFYSTLNQIGKSEQVREILLQLKPRHDDYFDAYLTVQSVSQPHGKETNLHWLLRKISEHQRIESTAIQNHTDLIENSPIHKYSKGENIPLNPLLIWCVRQGLVKLSTFYETGAERLTGLATKGMVFGSTMTSLPIYQATALADVELVSIYTSEIAVVPSLNEILLPKINQRLQQTQSFLFIAGKGKVQDRLHHLLELLKQQIGEPFPGGTRLTFRLTHEDMASACATTRVTITRLLGQFQEQGLISFDDKKHIICKHS; translated from the coding sequence GTGAATCTAGAACTATTTGTCCAACGCGCAGAACTATTACACAAACATTTAGCAGATTTATACCAAACTGCTACCGTATTACCCTGGATACCCTCGGAGCTACTGCCTGAAGCATTTAAAGAACTGTACACGACATCAAGAATGGTGCAATTAGCGGCTGAGGAGCTTTACCAACAAAATGAAGAACTCTTACAAAACCGCAACTTACTGGAAACACAACGCCAACATTACCAAAATTTATTTGAGTTTGCGCCAGCAGCTTATTTAGTAACGAATGAAAAAGGGATCATCAAAGAAGCCAACCGTGCTGCATCACAGTTACTCAACGTTGCCCAAAATTTTCTAGTTGGTAAACCAATAATTAATTTCATCCCACGAGAACAACACCAACACTTTTACAGTACACTTAACCAGATAGGTAAATCTGAGCAAGTCCGAGAAATATTATTACAATTAAAACCACGTCATGATGATTACTTTGATGCCTATTTGACAGTCCAATCTGTCTCACAGCCGCATGGGAAAGAGACAAACCTACACTGGTTACTGCGAAAAATTTCTGAACATCAGCGAATAGAATCAACAGCTATTCAGAACCACACAGACTTAATTGAGAATAGTCCTATACATAAATATTCTAAAGGAGAAAATATTCCCCTCAACCCGCTCTTAATCTGGTGTGTTCGTCAGGGTTTAGTTAAACTCAGTACATTTTATGAAACAGGAGCAGAAAGGCTGACAGGGTTAGCAACAAAAGGAATGGTTTTTGGTTCCACTATGACATCTCTACCCATTTACCAAGCCACAGCCCTTGCAGATGTAGAATTAGTATCCATTTACACGTCAGAAATAGCAGTTGTACCCTCCCTCAATGAAATCCTGTTACCCAAAATTAACCAGCGATTACAACAGACACAATCTTTTCTATTTATTGCTGGTAAGGGAAAAGTACAAGACAGACTACACCATTTATTAGAACTTTTAAAACAGCAAATTGGGGAACCATTCCCAGGAGGAACACGCCTCACTTTTCGCCTCACTCATGAAGATATGGCCAGTGCTTGTGCTACTACCAGAGTCACAATTACACGCTTACTCGGTCAATTCCAAGAACAAGGTTTGATTAGCTTTGATGATAAAAAACATATTATTTGCAAACATTCGTAG
- a CDS encoding glycosyltransferase family 4 protein translates to MKILMLSSTFPYPPTRGGTQVRTFNLLKYLSQNHNITLVAQRESDVTDAEIAGLRDCVDNLVVFDRPSDRGTSAGIPKKIQRLGKFLFTGTPPSVLNRYSVEMQSWIDNFVKAGKCDVITCEHSVNEIYISPKFKKQVRTIVNVHSSVYGTCFNQLATGTSENQLRDKINLPLLRRYEQNYCSKFTNIVVTTAEDKQQLQQFNKNAEIAVIPNGVDLVTFPNRPTDLGGNRIIFIGAMDNLANIDAVCFFSNEVLPEIQKIYPDTTFHIVGSGPAQQVLALGQKPGINVTGRVPSMAEYLHKSTVCVVPMRTGFGIKNKTLEAMAAGIPVVGSDRGLEGLSIDGINTPIRALRANQPAEYIAAISQLFEQPQLRHQLSVNARQLVETQFTWEIAGQRYEQICLDIK, encoded by the coding sequence ATGAAAATCCTTATGCTGTCTTCAACTTTTCCCTATCCACCAACCAGGGGAGGAACCCAAGTCAGGACGTTTAATTTACTCAAGTATCTTAGTCAAAATCATAACATTACCCTGGTAGCTCAACGTGAGTCCGATGTCACAGATGCGGAAATAGCAGGTTTACGAGATTGCGTAGATAACTTAGTTGTTTTTGATCGTCCCTCAGATCGGGGAACATCAGCAGGAATACCCAAAAAAATCCAGCGATTAGGTAAATTTTTATTTACAGGGACACCCCCAAGCGTCCTTAACCGCTACTCAGTAGAAATGCAATCATGGATTGATAACTTTGTCAAGGCTGGTAAATGTGATGTCATTACCTGTGAACATAGCGTCAACGAAATTTACATAAGTCCTAAATTTAAAAAGCAAGTAAGAACTATAGTCAATGTGCATAGTTCTGTGTATGGTACTTGTTTTAATCAATTAGCAACAGGCACATCAGAAAATCAATTAAGAGACAAAATCAATTTGCCTTTGTTACGCCGCTATGAACAAAATTACTGTTCTAAGTTCACAAATATTGTAGTTACTACAGCAGAAGATAAACAACAACTGCAACAGTTTAACAAAAACGCTGAAATTGCAGTTATTCCTAATGGTGTGGATTTAGTTACCTTTCCCAACCGTCCTACAGATCTGGGGGGGAATCGGATAATTTTTATTGGGGCAATGGATAATTTAGCTAATATTGATGCCGTCTGTTTTTTCAGCAATGAAGTATTACCAGAAATCCAAAAAATTTACCCTGATACAACTTTTCATATAGTCGGTTCTGGTCCAGCACAGCAAGTTTTAGCACTTGGGCAAAAACCCGGAATTAATGTAACTGGTCGTGTACCATCAATGGCAGAATATCTACATAAATCTACTGTATGTGTTGTACCAATGCGGACAGGTTTTGGCATCAAAAATAAAACCCTAGAAGCGATGGCCGCAGGTATTCCAGTGGTGGGGAGCGATCGCGGTTTAGAAGGACTATCTATAGATGGTATAAACACACCAATACGAGCATTAAGAGCCAACCAACCCGCAGAATATATAGCTGCTATTTCTCAACTTTTTGAACAGCCACAACTCAGACATCAACTCTCTGTTAACGCTAGACAACTTGTGGAAACTCAATTTACCTGGGAAATAGCAGGACAGCGTTATGAGCAAATTTGCTTAGACATTAAGTAA
- a CDS encoding glycosyltransferase family 2 protein, producing MPKVSVCIPTYNRANLLPYAVNSVLSQTYTDFEIIICDDGSTDNTAEIVNQWDDPRIRYIRQPVNGGRSRNMRSGFEAACGSYFIKFDDDDAITCEFLEKTVAVLDAEKSVDFVCTNHWIINQNNERIESATLENSRKWGKDKLNKGVIPDLVRETFINQSLQVGSTLFRRDCLLEVDFMRPQADGCEDFDLLVRLAIAGKQGYFLTEFLMEYRFHGGQTSLKQNLHFLKAKVFCIDSYKFDDVELEKLRSHKLAVTQQVWGLRLIENGDSVEGRKLLQASSQVLGSDKKIMLGLMMSYLPIGLRKLALEVFRRVRPKDYTEQVREAT from the coding sequence ATGCCTAAAGTTAGTGTTTGTATTCCCACTTATAACCGAGCAAATTTACTTCCTTATGCTGTTAATAGTGTATTATCTCAAACTTACACCGATTTTGAAATAATCATTTGTGATGATGGTTCTACAGATAATACTGCGGAAATTGTAAATCAATGGGATGATCCACGGATTCGCTATATCAGACAACCTGTTAATGGTGGCCGTAGTCGGAATATGCGTTCTGGTTTTGAAGCTGCTTGCGGGAGTTATTTTATTAAATTTGATGATGATGATGCTATTACTTGTGAATTTTTAGAGAAAACTGTGGCGGTTTTAGATGCAGAAAAGAGTGTAGATTTTGTTTGTACAAATCATTGGATTATTAATCAAAATAATGAAAGAATTGAATCTGCTACTTTGGAAAATTCGCGGAAATGGGGAAAGGATAAGCTGAACAAAGGGGTAATTCCTGATTTAGTTCGAGAAACTTTTATCAACCAAAGTTTACAAGTTGGTTCTACTTTATTTCGTCGAGATTGTTTATTAGAAGTGGATTTTATGCGTCCACAAGCTGACGGATGCGAGGATTTTGATTTGCTGGTTCGGTTGGCTATTGCTGGTAAACAAGGGTATTTTTTGACTGAGTTTTTGATGGAATATCGGTTTCATGGTGGACAGACAAGTTTAAAACAAAATCTGCATTTTTTGAAGGCTAAGGTGTTTTGTATTGATAGTTATAAGTTTGATGATGTAGAGTTGGAAAAATTGCGATCGCACAAATTAGCAGTTACTCAGCAAGTATGGGGTTTAAGATTGATTGAAAACGGTGATTCGGTGGAAGGAAGAAAACTTTTACAAGCATCAAGTCAGGTTTTGGGAAGTGATAAGAAAATCATGCTTGGTTTGATGATGTCTTATTTACCTATCGGTTTACGGAAGTTGGCTTTAGAGGTTTTTCGTCGGGTGCGTCCCAAGGATTATACTGAGCAGGTAAGGGAAGCAACATGA
- a CDS encoding AAA family ATPase: MSSNYASKIKNILQAITPVSNESDVEQKVIIPLLLLLGYSNEDWQSQVVILQSKLDFMVGTPDLALIKPAYLIIEVKAPNKKIAHSVWQINNYMRQTGAILGLLTNGYDFRLLCNYGQKIITIVEFSQTTLIQKYHLFHKILAKKTYVNFSLILYKNQQNIKINFLNLISQTLEQQDMLNLFNNPKSATSDFKEIHEENINTVNIREEQKAMIITVFNNKGGVGKTTTTINLAAALNKLGKRVLLIDIDAQANLTMGLGIDPLEDVEQQGKKDITHLLIEPKTKLEDTIIKTFWGDVQLDLVPSHIRLSGMEPTLHQTVDSDRLLAKKLKKHDYDYVLIDPPPSFGKVNSISLMASSAILIPTQLSAYAIRALEYVLDRTNKVEQLKDEPLPILGIAVSMYDQKSSNYNKSMVKRLFEILEKSGGSSKVELFPEDTWIPRLNIVSICQDKGYPLYQSEFDNKLTYQEKEAAQKVVERYINLAQYLTQVTTRN; encoded by the coding sequence ATGAGTTCTAACTATGCGTCCAAGATCAAAAATATTTTGCAAGCAATTACACCAGTAAGTAACGAATCTGATGTAGAGCAAAAAGTTATAATTCCCTTATTACTTCTTCTCGGTTACAGTAATGAAGATTGGCAATCTCAAGTTGTGATTTTACAATCTAAACTTGATTTTATGGTAGGCACACCAGACCTAGCTTTAATTAAACCTGCTTATTTAATTATTGAAGTCAAAGCACCTAATAAGAAAATTGCTCACAGTGTTTGGCAAATAAATAATTATATGCGCCAAACTGGTGCTATTTTAGGACTTTTAACTAATGGTTATGATTTTCGGCTTCTTTGTAACTATGGTCAGAAAATTATTACAATAGTTGAATTTTCACAAACCACTCTTATCCAAAAATATCATTTATTTCACAAAATACTAGCCAAAAAAACTTATGTTAATTTTTCGTTAATTTTATATAAAAATCAACAAAATATTAAAATAAATTTTCTCAACTTAATTTCACAAACATTGGAGCAACAAGATATGTTAAATCTATTTAATAATCCTAAAAGTGCTACTTCGGATTTCAAAGAAATTCATGAAGAAAATATCAATACTGTCAATATCAGAGAAGAACAAAAAGCAATGATTATTACTGTGTTTAATAACAAAGGTGGAGTAGGCAAAACTACAACAACTATTAACCTTGCTGCGGCCTTGAATAAATTAGGTAAGCGGGTATTATTAATTGATATTGATGCTCAAGCTAATTTGACAATGGGATTAGGTATTGATCCTCTAGAAGATGTTGAACAGCAAGGTAAAAAAGACATTACTCATTTACTCATTGAACCCAAAACTAAATTAGAAGATACTATTATTAAAACATTTTGGGGAGATGTTCAATTAGATTTAGTACCATCACATATTCGCTTGAGTGGAATGGAACCTACTCTTCACCAAACAGTAGATAGTGATCGCTTACTAGCAAAAAAACTGAAAAAACACGACTACGATTACGTACTAATTGATCCACCACCTTCTTTTGGTAAAGTCAATAGTATATCATTAATGGCATCTTCAGCAATTCTTATTCCTACTCAACTATCTGCATACGCTATTAGAGCATTAGAATATGTACTAGATCGAACTAATAAGGTAGAACAATTAAAAGATGAACCTCTCCCAATACTAGGAATAGCCGTAAGTATGTACGATCAGAAATCTTCAAATTATAATAAATCTATGGTAAAAAGACTTTTTGAAATCTTAGAAAAAAGTGGAGGGAGTAGTAAAGTAGAACTTTTTCCTGAAGATACATGGATTCCTAGATTAAATATTGTTTCTATTTGTCAAGATAAAGGATATCCACTATATCAAAGTGAATTTGATAATAAACTTACATATCAAGAAAAAGAGGCTGCTCAAAAAGTTGTGGAAAGATATATAAATTTAGCTCAGTATTTAACTCAAGTGACTACAAGGAATTAA
- a CDS encoding ParA family protein: MGYVIATANMKGGVGKTTLTVNLATCLAKNHGKKVLVLDLDSQISATLSLMSPVEFAKRRKQRKTFRYLIDEVINPEPNPQFTIHDIIQSQLCNLPGLDLLPGDIDLYDEFVVSEMLHNQSVALGEQDFETIWNRFERVLIRDILKSVRDEYDFILLDCAPGYNLMTRSALATSDFYLLPAKPEPLSVVGIQLLERRIAKLKDSHEHEAKINIKMLGIVFSMCNTNLLTGRYYKQVMHRVVEDFGVESIFQSQIPVDVNVAKAVDSFMPVTLMSPGSAGAKSFMQLTQELLQKL, encoded by the coding sequence ATGGGATATGTAATTGCAACTGCAAACATGAAAGGTGGTGTGGGCAAAACAACCCTCACCGTTAACTTGGCTACTTGTTTAGCGAAAAATCACGGAAAAAAGGTACTTGTTCTCGATTTAGATAGTCAAATTAGTGCCACACTTAGCTTAATGTCGCCGGTGGAGTTTGCTAAACGTCGCAAACAAAGAAAGACATTTAGGTATTTGATAGATGAAGTTATTAACCCAGAACCTAATCCGCAATTCACAATTCATGATATCATTCAATCTCAATTATGCAATCTTCCGGGTTTGGATTTATTGCCAGGAGATATCGACTTATATGATGAATTTGTCGTTTCAGAAATGCTGCATAATCAATCTGTAGCTTTGGGTGAACAAGATTTTGAAACGATTTGGAATCGCTTTGAAAGAGTGCTGATTAGGGATATTTTAAAATCAGTGCGTGATGAATATGATTTTATTCTTTTAGATTGCGCTCCTGGTTATAATCTCATGACTCGTAGTGCTTTGGCAACTAGCGATTTTTATCTGCTTCCTGCTAAACCAGAACCTTTATCTGTGGTGGGAATTCAATTATTAGAAAGACGCATTGCTAAGTTGAAAGATAGTCATGAACATGAAGCAAAAATCAATATCAAAATGTTAGGAATTGTCTTTAGTATGTGCAATACTAATTTGCTGACTGGCAGATATTATAAACAAGTAATGCACCGAGTTGTGGAAGATTTTGGTGTAGAAAGTATTTTTCAGTCGCAAATTCCTGTTGATGTAAATGTAGCGAAAGCTGTTGATAGTTTTATGCCGGTAACATTAATGAGTCCGGGTTCTGCTGGTGCTAAGTCATTTATGCAGTTAACTCAGGAATTGTTGCAGAAGTTGTAA
- the ileS gene encoding isoleucine--tRNA ligase, producing the protein MTEPGQYKDTVNLPKTNFDMRANAIKREPEIQKFWEENNIYSRLSEENPGELFILHDGPPYANGQLHIGHALNKILKDIINRYQLLQGRKIRYVPGWDCHGLPIELKVLQNMKQAERQNLTPLQLRQKAQEFALKTVDEQREGFKRYGIWGDWENPYLTLKPEYEAAQIGVFGEMFLKGYIYRGLKPVHWSPSSKTALAEAELEYPEGHVSRSIYAAFPVIKVAENLKSVLEPFLPDLGVAVWTTTPWTIPGNLAVAVNGALEYAVVEVSRRDAEEDTCVGGSPDLSKVSVAQRGCKYLIVAAELVERLAAVLDVELTVKATFSGQNLEHSTYRHPLFDRESPVVVGGDYITTESGTGLVHTAPGHGQEDYIVGQRYGLPILAPVDDSGNFTDEAGKFAGLNVLSDGNQAIIDALNEAGSLLKEEAYPHKYPYDWRTKKPTIFRATEQWFASVAGFREDALKAISSVRWIPAQGENRITPMVAERSDWCISRQRSWGVPIPVFYDEATGEVLLNADTINHVQAIFAEKGSDAWWELSVAELLPEQYRHNGNTYRRGTDTMDVWFDSGSSWAAVAKQRPELTYPADIYLEGSDQHRGWFQSSLLTSVAVNGIAPYKTVLTHGFTLDEQGRKMSKSEGNVIDPNVIINGGKDQKKEPPYGADVLRLWVSSVDYSGDQRVGSNIIKQLADVRNKIRNTARFLLGSLHDFDPQKDAVAFDDLPELDKYMLHRIREVFNEVTAAFDSFQFFRFFQTVQNFCVVDLSNFYLDVAKDRLYISSADAFRRRSCQTVLQIALENLARAIAPVLCHTAEDIWQFIPYKTSYKSVFEAGWIKVSDEWEKDELEAEFWNTLRSLRTDVNKVMEQARMEKMIGSSLEAKVLLHIPHKQLREAIQGFNPVMGNGIDELRYLLLNSQVEIVDDAAKISELKYTATTEDWTIGIVNADGQKCDRCWNYSTHVGESEEHPLLCERCIPALAGEF; encoded by the coding sequence GTGACTGAACCCGGACAATACAAAGATACCGTCAACTTACCCAAGACTAACTTCGATATGCGGGCAAACGCAATCAAGCGCGAACCCGAAATCCAAAAATTCTGGGAAGAAAACAACATTTATTCTCGCTTATCTGAAGAAAACCCCGGCGAATTATTTATACTGCACGATGGTCCCCCCTATGCTAACGGCCAGTTGCATATTGGTCATGCCTTAAATAAGATTCTCAAAGATATTATTAACCGCTACCAACTCTTGCAAGGTCGTAAAATTCGTTACGTTCCTGGATGGGATTGTCACGGATTGCCCATTGAGTTGAAAGTTCTGCAAAATATGAAGCAAGCAGAACGGCAAAATCTCACACCTTTGCAATTGCGACAAAAAGCGCAAGAGTTTGCACTAAAAACCGTAGATGAACAGCGGGAAGGATTTAAACGCTATGGGATTTGGGGTGATTGGGAAAATCCTTATTTAACCCTCAAACCAGAATACGAAGCCGCGCAAATTGGCGTTTTTGGGGAGATGTTCCTCAAAGGTTATATTTATCGCGGTTTAAAGCCGGTGCATTGGAGTCCTAGTTCTAAAACCGCTTTAGCAGAAGCTGAGTTAGAATATCCTGAAGGCCACGTTTCTCGCAGTATTTACGCTGCTTTTCCGGTGATTAAGGTTGCGGAAAATCTAAAATCGGTTTTAGAGCCGTTCTTGCCTGATTTGGGCGTGGCTGTGTGGACTACTACTCCTTGGACTATTCCCGGTAATTTGGCTGTGGCTGTGAATGGTGCGTTGGAATATGCGGTTGTGGAGGTTTCACGCAGAGACGCAGAGGAGGACACTTGCGTGGGCGGGTCTCCCGACTTGAGCAAAGTGTCCGTCGCGCAGAGAGGATGCAAGTATCTGATTGTTGCGGCTGAGTTGGTGGAACGGTTGGCTGCGGTTTTGGATGTTGAGTTGACTGTGAAGGCGACTTTTTCAGGTCAGAATTTGGAACACAGCACTTACCGTCATCCGCTGTTTGACCGTGAAAGTCCGGTGGTGGTTGGTGGTGATTATATCACTACTGAGTCGGGGACTGGGTTGGTACATACTGCTCCTGGTCATGGTCAAGAGGACTACATTGTTGGTCAGCGTTACGGTTTACCAATTCTTGCTCCTGTGGATGATAGCGGTAATTTTACGGATGAGGCTGGTAAGTTTGCTGGCTTGAATGTTTTGAGTGATGGTAATCAAGCGATTATTGACGCTTTGAATGAAGCTGGTTCTCTGTTGAAGGAGGAAGCTTATCCTCACAAGTATCCTTATGATTGGAGAACGAAAAAACCGACGATTTTCCGCGCTACTGAACAATGGTTTGCTTCTGTGGCAGGTTTCCGGGAAGATGCTTTAAAGGCGATCTCATCTGTGCGTTGGATTCCCGCTCAAGGTGAAAACCGCATTACACCGATGGTTGCAGAACGTTCTGATTGGTGCATTTCCCGTCAACGTTCTTGGGGTGTGCCGATTCCGGTGTTTTATGATGAAGCGACTGGGGAAGTTTTGCTAAATGCGGACACGATTAACCACGTTCAAGCTATTTTTGCCGAAAAGGGTTCTGATGCTTGGTGGGAGTTGTCTGTGGCGGAGTTGTTACCGGAACAATACCGCCATAATGGCAATACTTACCGCCGAGGTACAGATACAATGGATGTCTGGTTTGATTCTGGTTCCTCTTGGGCAGCAGTAGCGAAGCAAAGACCAGAATTAACTTATCCTGCTGATATATATTTGGAAGGTTCTGATCAACATCGAGGATGGTTTCAATCTTCTTTATTAACTAGCGTTGCTGTCAATGGAATTGCACCTTATAAAACAGTATTAACTCATGGTTTCACCTTGGATGAACAAGGCCGGAAAATGAGTAAATCCGAGGGAAATGTGATTGATCCAAATGTGATCATTAATGGTGGAAAAGATCAGAAAAAAGAACCTCCCTATGGCGCGGATGTGTTGCGTTTGTGGGTGTCTTCGGTTGATTATTCTGGTGATCAGCGCGTAGGAAGTAACATCATTAAACAATTAGCTGATGTGCGAAATAAAATCCGCAATACTGCACGGTTTTTGTTGGGTAGTTTGCATGATTTTGATCCTCAAAAAGATGCAGTCGCTTTTGATGATTTACCAGAATTAGATAAGTATATGTTACACCGCATTCGTGAGGTGTTTAATGAGGTAACGGCAGCTTTTGATAGTTTCCAGTTTTTCCGCTTTTTCCAAACTGTGCAGAATTTCTGTGTTGTGGATTTGTCGAATTTCTATTTGGACGTTGCGAAAGATAGATTATATATCAGTTCTGCTGATGCCTTCCGTCGTCGTAGTTGTCAAACAGTTTTGCAAATTGCTTTAGAGAATTTAGCCAGAGCGATCGCACCTGTTTTGTGTCATACTGCTGAAGATATCTGGCAATTTATCCCCTACAAAACATCCTATAAATCAGTGTTTGAAGCTGGTTGGATTAAGGTTAGTGATGAATGGGAAAAAGACGAATTAGAAGCAGAATTTTGGAATACTCTGCGTTCACTCCGCACCGATGTTAATAAGGTGATGGAACAAGCGCGGATGGAAAAAATGATTGGTTCATCTTTGGAAGCAAAGGTATTACTGCATATTCCCCACAAACAGTTACGTGAAGCTATCCAAGGTTTCAATCCTGTGATGGGTAATGGTATTGATGAACTGCGATATTTATTGCTGAATTCCCAGGTGGAAATTGTCGATGATGCTGCAAAAATTTCTGAGTTGAAATATACAGCAACCACAGAAGATTGGACAATTGGAATAGTAAATGCAGATGGTCAAAAATGCGATCGCTGTTGGAACTATTCTACCCATGTTGGTGAATCTGAAGAACATCCTTTACTGTGTGAAAGGTGTATTCCCGCTTTAGCTGGGGAATTTTAA
- a CDS encoding DUF262 domain-containing protein has translation MEYQSYSIRQLLDLVSNGSIRIPAFQRGFVWDMDRVAYLMDSIYKRYPFGSLLFWRTKSKLATERKLGAFDLPNPKEDYPIDYVLDGQQRLTSIFSVFQTELNPTQENDWTGIYFDLDAEEDAQESQFYALRDEEVIAGKHFSLSVLFDSVKYRDATEKFTKEQIRRLDTLQEKFKEVSIPAQILKTEDRAIVAIVFERVNRLGMKLDTLQLLSAWTWNEDFDLLEKFRNLKEELEEFGFSEVGEDCDLILRCTAAILKNQTTPESLLELSGQEIRAAFPKVRNGIFGAIDFMRKQLKITTLKNLPYPSLIIPLSAFFAEPDGKEVSYNFKVNNQLNKWFWRSCFTNRYSIQTRKFIISDIKEVIKLKNGEDSSFGEIECEIDKDFFINNRFRFDNINTKTFVLLLANNDPKSFISGQDIDLDKVLQKYNRTEFHHIYPKAYLKSKFEDSFINCLANFCFLNSSENKKISAKKPSEYVKMMPKGKSLEYILDSALCPSNTFEDNFNAFINERVELLFAFAKKLIQDENIEQLTLF, from the coding sequence ATGGAATATCAATCTTATTCTATTAGACAACTTCTAGATTTAGTAAGCAATGGAAGCATTAGAATTCCAGCCTTCCAGCGTGGTTTTGTATGGGATATGGATAGGGTGGCATATTTAATGGACAGCATTTATAAAAGATACCCATTTGGTTCTTTACTATTTTGGAGAACAAAATCTAAACTTGCAACTGAAAGAAAACTTGGAGCTTTTGATCTTCCAAACCCAAAAGAAGATTACCCTATAGATTATGTTCTAGATGGCCAGCAAAGACTTACATCTATTTTCTCTGTGTTTCAGACAGAGTTAAACCCAACACAAGAAAATGACTGGACTGGGATATATTTTGATTTGGACGCAGAAGAAGATGCTCAAGAAAGTCAATTTTACGCATTACGTGATGAGGAAGTTATAGCGGGAAAACATTTTTCTCTTAGTGTATTATTTGATTCTGTAAAATACAGAGATGCTACAGAGAAATTTACTAAAGAACAAATTAGACGATTAGATACACTACAAGAGAAATTCAAAGAAGTATCTATTCCTGCACAAATTTTAAAAACAGAAGATAGAGCTATTGTTGCTATTGTTTTTGAGCGAGTTAATCGTCTTGGAATGAAACTTGATACCCTTCAATTACTCTCAGCATGGACATGGAATGAAGATTTTGATTTATTAGAAAAATTCAGAAATTTGAAAGAAGAACTAGAAGAGTTTGGTTTTTCTGAAGTAGGGGAAGATTGTGATTTAATATTAAGATGTACAGCAGCTATTCTCAAAAATCAAACCACTCCAGAAAGTTTATTGGAATTGAGTGGACAAGAAATAAGAGCAGCTTTTCCAAAAGTTAGGAATGGTATTTTCGGCGCAATTGATTTTATGAGAAAACAACTAAAAATTACTACTCTAAAAAATCTCCCATATCCTAGCCTTATAATTCCTCTATCTGCTTTTTTTGCAGAACCTGATGGAAAAGAAGTTTCGTATAATTTCAAAGTTAATAATCAATTAAATAAATGGTTTTGGAGGTCTTGCTTTACCAATAGATATAGTATTCAAACTAGAAAATTTATTATAAGTGATATTAAAGAAGTTATCAAACTAAAAAATGGTGAAGATAGCAGTTTTGGAGAAATTGAGTGTGAAATTGATAAAGATTTTTTTATAAATAACCGATTTCGTTTCGATAACATTAACACTAAAACCTTTGTTTTATTGCTTGCTAATAATGATCCCAAGTCTTTTATATCAGGACAAGATATTGACCTCGATAAAGTTTTACAAAAATATAATAGAACAGAATTTCATCATATTTACCCAAAGGCATATCTAAAATCAAAATTTGAGGATAGTTTTATTAACTGTTTAGCTAATTTCTGTTTTTTAAATAGTTCAGAAAATAAAAAAATATCAGCAAAAAAACCATCAGAATATGTGAAAATGATGCCAAAAGGAAAATCATTAGAATATATCTTAGACAGTGCTTTATGCCCTTCAAATACCTTTGAAGATAATTTCAATGCTTTCATAAATGAAAGAGTAGAGTTACTTTTTGCTTTTGCAAAAAAATTAATACAAGATGAAAATATTGAACAATTAACACTATTCTAA
- a CDS encoding REP-associated tyrosine transposase encodes MEYRRAKVEGGTYFFTVVTEKRQKILCLPKNVSLLRDAFGYVMQKHPFIIDAVVILPDHLHCIWTLPENDQDFSTRWRLIKSYFSRKCETISPENISASRKKKKQRAIWQYRFWEHLIRDEIDFQNHVEYIHYNPVKHGLVTAPKDWEYSSFHRAVRQGLYDMMWGAGEEIIFDDDIGNE; translated from the coding sequence ATGGAATATCGCCGCGCCAAAGTGGAAGGAGGAACATACTTTTTTACAGTAGTGACAGAGAAAAGACAAAAAATATTATGTTTACCAAAAAATGTTTCTTTATTAAGAGATGCTTTTGGTTATGTAATGCAAAAACATCCATTTATTATAGATGCTGTTGTTATTTTACCTGATCATCTCCACTGTATTTGGACATTACCAGAAAATGATCAAGATTTTTCTACCCGTTGGCGTTTAATTAAAAGTTATTTTAGTCGTAAATGTGAAACTATATCACCAGAAAATATATCTGCATCTAGAAAAAAGAAAAAACAACGTGCAATATGGCAATATCGTTTTTGGGAACATTTAATTAGAGATGAAATAGATTTTCAAAATCACGTTGAATATATTCATTATAATCCGGTAAAACATGGTTTAGTAACAGCACCAAAAGATTGGGAATATTCCAGTTTTCATCGGGCTGTGCGTCAAGGTTTGTATGACATGATGTGGGGTGCGGGTGAGGAAATTATTTTTGATGATGATATTGGCAACGAGTAG